One segment of Terriglobia bacterium DNA contains the following:
- a CDS encoding PilN domain-containing protein: protein MIRINLLGTPRKTRGGKRPSAPSMPGEGSSTIVMVIAFLGLLAVGIGGSYWYYVRVERPKLNKDLEFALAENRRLADVKVKYEASQRKADMFKRRLKVIDDLKEAQKGPFEMLNRIADTVNRTDAVWLEAMTDDGRSIDFTGMALSADAVADLMANLRKSGAFKSVEIKETAQDTAVKELQAFKFELICEKALTGKIQKES, encoded by the coding sequence ATGATTCGCATCAACCTGCTCGGAACACCGCGAAAAACACGAGGGGGCAAACGTCCCTCAGCGCCCTCCATGCCGGGAGAAGGCTCCAGCACGATTGTGATGGTGATCGCTTTCCTGGGGCTGCTGGCGGTTGGAATCGGAGGTTCGTACTGGTATTACGTGCGCGTAGAACGCCCCAAGCTGAACAAAGACCTGGAATTCGCGCTGGCTGAGAACCGGCGTTTGGCGGACGTGAAAGTGAAATACGAAGCCAGCCAAAGAAAAGCCGACATGTTCAAACGGCGGCTGAAAGTGATTGACGATCTGAAAGAGGCCCAGAAAGGGCCGTTTGAGATGCTCAACCGGATCGCGGACACGGTCAACAGGACGGACGCCGTGTGGCTGGAAGCCATGACCGATGACGGCCGGAGCATTGACTTTACCGGGATGGCGCTCAGCGCCGATGCGGTGGCCGACTTGATGGCCAACTTGAGAAAGAGCGGGGCGTTCAAGTCCGTGGAGATCAAGGAAACCGCGCAGGACACCGCGGTGAAAGAGCTGCAGGCATTCAAGTTTGAGTTGATTTGCGAAAAGGCATTGACAGGAAAGATACAGAAGGAATCTTAA
- the accB gene encoding acetyl-CoA carboxylase biotin carboxyl carrier protein — protein sequence MNQKEIKELIEFLVEKDIAEFELERGDVKVRVKRGADVHVTHAAPVIAAAVPVSAAPPVPTAAAPPPPPPTTATAPPPPVEEELHMVKSPIVGTFYEAPAPGAPPFVKPGDTVQAGQVLCIIEAMKLMNEIESDVSGEVVKTVAANGQPVEYGQPLFAIRPRK from the coding sequence ATGAATCAAAAGGAAATCAAAGAACTGATCGAGTTCCTGGTCGAAAAGGACATCGCCGAATTCGAACTGGAGCGTGGCGACGTAAAGGTGCGCGTGAAGCGCGGAGCGGACGTCCACGTAACGCACGCCGCGCCGGTCATCGCCGCCGCGGTGCCGGTTTCGGCCGCGCCGCCGGTCCCGACGGCCGCTGCCCCTCCTCCTCCGCCCCCAACCACTGCCACAGCGCCGCCGCCCCCCGTGGAAGAGGAACTTCATATGGTCAAGTCGCCCATCGTGGGGACGTTTTATGAAGCTCCGGCGCCCGGCGCTCCGCCCTTCGTCAAACCCGGGGACACGGTCCAGGCCGGCCAGGTGCTGTGCATCATTGAAGCCATGAAGCTGATGAACGAAATTGAGAGCGACGTGTCCGGCGAAGTGGTCAAGACCGTCGCCGCCAACGGACAGCCCGTGGAATACGGCCAGCCGCTGTTTGCCATCCGGCCACGAAAATAA
- a CDS encoding fused MFS/spermidine synthase, with product MSLSAWLYAIAIFLGSSLLFLVEPMAGKRLTPLLGGSAAVWITCLVFFQSALLLGYLCAHWMASRLRPRVQALVYMALLAASLAQAIFNLRPSLQSSSAHPVASVFWLLSVLIGLPFLTLSATNPLLQSWYARGFARKANAGESGSAVTPPYRLFALSNFGSLLGLVVYPWLIEPRFTLHAQAVAWLGGFVVFVIVCGTILWKLVRVAELQPAAPVASATETASTPAPSMSPSAAPSLGDRALWVLLAACGSLMLCAVTNHISQNIAAIPLMWILPLTIYLLTFVLAFSPRQRPWRLMAMQVPGLGVSVARLIMLILLAAAVFSMGYVLYSKTLTLLFQVSIAFFCLALFIVCLFCHTELHRLRPAPRYATAFYLLIAAGGALGSIYVGIVAPVVSSANYELVCGLAVTTLLAVLVSWRLPVGWRVFWSAATLAMIAVVYLQVQYNGKHSIAQLRNFYGTLRVTESFNPPDTAATRTLMNGTIIHGLQIFTDELRRTPTSYYTHDSGVGIAIDNCCGERRRRIGVIGLGTGTVAAYGRPGDVIRFYDINPQVERIARSLFSYLRESQASIEIVTGDARVSLAAEPPQNYDVLIVDAFSGDAIPVHLLTREAIALYRRHLSPGGILAVHVSNRYLNLAPVVLQQAEEAGLPATVVGTEDREDQGEGGYSSDWVLVTANQAFLDLPAVTEGAEDIAPLPGLRLWTDDYNSLLPLLKLEKFKWYTREENDE from the coding sequence ATGTCACTTTCAGCCTGGTTGTATGCCATCGCCATTTTTCTGGGCAGCTCTCTGCTTTTTCTGGTCGAACCCATGGCCGGGAAGCGGCTCACTCCGCTTCTAGGAGGGTCCGCCGCCGTTTGGATCACCTGTCTGGTCTTCTTCCAGTCGGCGTTACTGCTGGGCTACCTGTGCGCGCACTGGATGGCCAGCCGGCTGCGGCCGCGCGTGCAGGCCCTGGTTTACATGGCGTTGCTGGCGGCCAGCCTGGCGCAGGCGATTTTCAATCTGCGTCCCAGCCTGCAGTCTTCCAGCGCGCATCCGGTGGCGAGCGTTTTCTGGCTCCTCAGCGTGCTGATTGGCTTGCCGTTTCTGACTCTTTCGGCGACCAACCCCCTGCTGCAATCCTGGTACGCGCGGGGTTTTGCGCGAAAAGCGAACGCCGGCGAATCCGGCTCCGCCGTCACCCCGCCTTATCGTCTGTTTGCCTTGTCGAATTTCGGTTCTCTGCTGGGGCTGGTGGTGTATCCGTGGCTGATTGAGCCGCGTTTTACTTTGCACGCGCAGGCCGTGGCCTGGCTGGGCGGCTTTGTTGTCTTTGTTATCGTCTGCGGAACCATTCTTTGGAAGCTGGTTCGCGTTGCGGAGCTTCAGCCCGCCGCGCCGGTTGCATCGGCGACGGAAACGGCGTCCACGCCAGCGCCGTCCATGTCACCATCAGCCGCACCCAGTCTGGGTGATCGCGCTCTGTGGGTGCTGCTCGCAGCGTGCGGATCGCTGATGCTCTGCGCGGTGACCAACCACATCAGCCAGAACATCGCCGCCATCCCGCTGATGTGGATTTTGCCGCTCACCATCTACCTGCTTACGTTTGTGCTGGCGTTTAGCCCCAGGCAGCGTCCCTGGCGGCTGATGGCCATGCAGGTCCCCGGTCTGGGCGTGAGTGTTGCCCGCCTGATCATGCTCATTCTTCTGGCTGCGGCCGTCTTTTCCATGGGCTACGTGCTGTACAGCAAGACCCTGACCCTGCTGTTTCAGGTTTCCATCGCATTCTTTTGCCTGGCGCTGTTCATTGTTTGTTTGTTCTGCCATACCGAACTGCACCGGCTGCGTCCTGCGCCACGCTACGCGACTGCGTTTTATCTGCTGATTGCCGCCGGCGGGGCCTTGGGGTCCATTTATGTAGGCATTGTGGCGCCTGTGGTCTCTTCCGCCAACTACGAGCTGGTCTGCGGACTTGCCGTTACCACCCTGCTGGCGGTGCTGGTGAGCTGGCGGCTGCCGGTCGGCTGGCGCGTCTTCTGGTCGGCGGCCACGCTGGCGATGATCGCGGTGGTTTACTTGCAGGTCCAGTACAACGGAAAGCACAGCATCGCCCAACTGCGGAACTTCTACGGTACCCTGCGCGTCACTGAATCCTTTAATCCGCCGGACACCGCAGCCACCCGCACGCTCATGAATGGGACCATCATTCACGGTCTGCAGATTTTTACCGACGAGCTGCGCCGCACGCCCACTTCCTATTACACGCACGATTCCGGCGTGGGCATTGCGATAGATAATTGCTGCGGAGAGCGGCGGCGCCGCATCGGAGTCATCGGTCTGGGAACAGGCACGGTGGCGGCTTACGGCCGCCCCGGGGACGTGATTCGTTTTTACGACATCAACCCGCAAGTGGAGCGGATCGCCCGCAGTCTGTTTTCTTATCTGCGCGAGTCCCAGGCTTCGATTGAAATCGTGACCGGCGACGCGCGCGTGTCGCTGGCTGCTGAACCGCCGCAAAACTATGACGTGCTGATCGTGGACGCTTTTTCCGGCGACGCCATTCCCGTCCATCTGCTTACCCGGGAGGCGATTGCCCTCTACCGTCGCCATCTCAGTCCCGGGGGAATTCTGGCGGTCCACGTTTCCAACCGGTATCTGAATCTGGCACCGGTCGTGCTGCAGCAAGCTGAGGAAGCCGGACTACCGGCAACCGTGGTGGGTACGGAAGACCGCGAAGATCAAGGAGAAGGCGGGTATAGCTCGGATTGGGTCTTGGTCACCGCGAACCAGGCTTTCCTGGATCTGCCCGCGGTGACCGAAGGCGCGGAGGACATCGCCCCGTTGCCTGGGCTCCGCCTGTGGACCGACGACTACAATAGCCTGCTCCCGCTGCTGAAGCTGGAGAAGTTCAAGTGGTACACGCGGGAGGAAAACGACGAGTAA
- a CDS encoding type 4a pilus biogenesis protein PilO, whose translation MAKFNEMSFGARFGIMVLVVAIAAAVYWYAFLNGEVQANQALKTRIADKNRENAQLREFEPKLQELNRQMAILQQQMEIQKKIVPDEKDADQFIRLLHDTAATSGIEIRRYTALPIANKEFYSEVPFSIDVDGPYYSVLNFFQRVSELERIINIDNLQMANTKNSNAAKVKNTYTYAQGETVVASCTATTFYSHEPEPPAPAGPVRPGQPPAAAAPVQPRPN comes from the coding sequence ATGGCGAAATTCAATGAAATGTCGTTTGGCGCACGATTCGGCATCATGGTGCTGGTGGTGGCGATTGCGGCTGCGGTCTACTGGTACGCCTTTCTGAATGGCGAGGTGCAGGCCAACCAGGCGCTCAAGACCAGAATCGCAGACAAGAACCGGGAAAACGCCCAGCTCCGGGAGTTTGAGCCCAAGCTGCAAGAGCTGAACCGGCAAATGGCCATCCTGCAGCAGCAAATGGAAATCCAGAAGAAGATTGTGCCGGACGAGAAAGACGCGGACCAGTTTATCCGCCTGCTGCACGATACAGCGGCGACTTCAGGCATTGAGATCCGCCGTTACACGGCGCTGCCGATCGCCAACAAAGAGTTCTACAGTGAAGTGCCGTTTTCCATTGATGTTGACGGGCCCTATTATTCGGTCTTGAACTTCTTCCAGCGGGTTTCCGAGCTGGAGCGCATCATCAACATTGACAATCTGCAGATGGCCAACACCAAAAACTCCAACGCGGCGAAGGTGAAAAACACCTATACCTACGCGCAGGGGGAAACGGTGGTAGCCAGCTGCACAGCAACCACGTTTTACAGTCACGAGCCGGAGCCTCCGGCGCCGGCCGGGCCGGTTCGTCCGGGACAGCCGCCAGCAGCGGCCGCACCGGTACAGCCCAGGCCGAATTGA
- a CDS encoding Xaa-Pro peptidase family protein, translating to MDFLARQKRTAAALRDAGVDALLVTHPANIYYLCGFTGSSGALLLQAGQRGAKLTFYTDGRYTQQAADEVKGAKIVIAAKAALALAAEGALKARIKVLGFEAEQMPVSQFKYLGQILRGKTNLKAIAGLVEQMRAVKDADEIEQIRASVLLAASLFPTALGAIRPGVSETAVAGEMEHQARRAGAEKMSFDTIVASGPRSALPHGRASAQSIPGNGFIILDYGVILAGYCSDMTRTVHVGPVSNTHRRMYDAVRQAQQASLDAVKPGVETGEVDQKGRKVLEDAGYGPYFTHSTGHGVGIEIHELPRLAKGQTQKLLPGMVITIEPGIYLPDEGGVRIEDMVLVTESGHEVLTPTTKDLITL from the coding sequence ATGGACTTTCTTGCCCGACAAAAGAGAACGGCTGCGGCACTGCGCGACGCAGGCGTGGATGCCTTGCTGGTAACCCATCCGGCCAACATCTACTATTTGTGCGGCTTTACCGGAAGCTCCGGAGCTTTGCTCCTGCAAGCAGGCCAGCGCGGAGCCAAGCTCACCTTTTACACGGACGGCCGCTACACCCAGCAGGCCGCCGACGAAGTCAAGGGCGCCAAGATTGTGATCGCCGCCAAAGCTGCGCTGGCGCTGGCTGCCGAAGGCGCACTCAAAGCCAGAATCAAAGTCCTGGGATTTGAAGCCGAGCAAATGCCGGTCAGCCAGTTCAAATATCTGGGGCAAATTTTGCGAGGCAAGACCAACCTGAAGGCCATCGCCGGACTGGTGGAGCAGATGCGCGCGGTCAAAGACGCCGATGAGATCGAGCAGATTCGCGCTTCGGTCCTGCTGGCAGCCAGCCTGTTCCCCACGGCGCTGGGGGCGATTCGACCTGGGGTATCGGAGACCGCGGTGGCCGGGGAAATGGAGCATCAGGCGCGCCGCGCCGGAGCGGAAAAGATGTCCTTTGATACGATCGTTGCCTCGGGCCCGCGCTCCGCGCTGCCCCACGGACGGGCCTCGGCCCAGTCCATCCCCGGCAACGGGTTCATAATATTGGACTACGGTGTTATACTCGCAGGTTACTGTTCGGACATGACCCGCACAGTCCACGTGGGCCCTGTTTCCAATACCCACCGCCGCATGTATGATGCTGTTCGGCAGGCCCAGCAGGCTTCCCTTGACGCCGTGAAGCCCGGTGTGGAAACGGGCGAAGTGGACCAAAAAGGCCGTAAAGTGCTAGAAGATGCTGGGTATGGCCCCTACTTTACCCACTCCACAGGGCACGGAGTGGGAATTGAGATCCACGAGCTGCCTCGGCTGGCAAAAGGCCAAACCCAGAAGCTTCTGCCAGGGATGGTAATCACGATTGAACCGGGCATCTACTTGCCGGACGAAGGTGGAGTGCGAATCGAAGACATGGTGCTGGTCACTGAGTCGGGCCATGAGGTCCTGACGCCCACCACAAAGGACCTGATCACGCTTTAG
- the pilQ gene encoding type IV pilus secretin PilQ, which translates to MRLKKLLGIVTLAIATTAVASASVAQLSGILVKGRDSAGVVTIMASGTFTHTEYRPADNLMLVDLAGVSMPRPDPRAHAVFAPGVRSYRVSTYRSGSGAEVVRVELSLVSGAKASVVDVEGGVEVRVTGAPAVVPSKQDIEAASHAPAPVGFHASSRRAAITRVQGISVVRAGDGLNVEITGSGPMTASTMKLKSPDRLVVDIPNALLEGRPRDISVNSHDVKAVRAARYQDAPPATRVVVDLAAMHDFEVVPQGNKLVVRMKDAGNHAQPATQAAVATAAVKPAQLNTLAAIETPAAATAPTNPSLSNQGQAPDVVFSNPVFTGKPATKTATPEKMQEAMVEARPSRADVAASRFAQLQSKVPSTNEPPFPASASLSAPPAMINAALQNQQAQPGSGGGSSTVGNCTTGRYTGEPIGMNFKDLDLKDFFRVIHEISGLNVVLDPAVKGSVTLVIDDVPWDQALAIVLHNNGLECQLQGNVLRIATLETMKTEADARRAQQEAQALAVPKERITRYLSYGQAKDAVTIVKKFLSTRGDVVADQRSNALIIEDIPLYLEKIDPLLKTLDRKTPEVEIEARVVASTRTFARDIGTQLGAGFGSGHSAVGGATANSPIAVTLPTGVVPRFITGANDATSIPLFSDLGATGPSSGIEFTTATAGFRLDFILTMAESRGLLKVLSRPHITTFNNIKALIRQGTRVPVVTAAQLGGPPTVQYIDAFLRLTVTPQITAENTIFLDVDVENTVADTTSITGSQVNPTLDTQQATTQVLVADGGTVVIGGVVQTQNNLAIAQVPLLGSIPILGNLFKHQSVKTSTQELIFFITPKIIQT; encoded by the coding sequence ATGAGGCTTAAGAAACTGCTAGGAATCGTTACGTTGGCCATCGCGACCACCGCCGTGGCGTCAGCATCCGTGGCGCAACTGTCGGGAATCCTGGTGAAGGGCCGCGACAGCGCCGGTGTGGTCACCATCATGGCCAGCGGGACGTTTACTCATACCGAGTATCGCCCTGCCGACAACCTGATGCTGGTGGACCTGGCGGGAGTTTCCATGCCGCGTCCGGACCCGCGAGCCCATGCGGTCTTCGCTCCCGGAGTGCGCTCCTATCGCGTGTCAACCTACCGCAGTGGAAGCGGCGCGGAAGTAGTGCGCGTGGAGTTGAGTCTGGTGTCCGGCGCCAAGGCGTCCGTGGTTGACGTGGAAGGCGGCGTGGAGGTGCGGGTGACCGGCGCTCCTGCCGTGGTCCCCTCGAAGCAGGACATTGAAGCGGCTTCTCACGCGCCGGCCCCGGTTGGCTTCCATGCCTCGTCGCGTCGCGCGGCCATCACGCGCGTGCAAGGCATCTCCGTGGTCCGCGCCGGCGACGGCCTGAACGTGGAGATTACCGGCAGCGGTCCCATGACCGCCAGCACCATGAAGTTGAAATCGCCAGATCGCCTGGTGGTGGACATCCCCAACGCGCTGCTGGAAGGCCGGCCGCGGGACATCTCGGTCAATTCCCACGACGTGAAGGCAGTCCGCGCGGCGCGCTATCAAGATGCGCCCCCGGCCACGCGTGTGGTTGTGGACCTGGCAGCGATGCATGACTTTGAAGTAGTGCCGCAGGGCAACAAGCTGGTGGTCCGGATGAAAGATGCCGGCAACCATGCCCAGCCCGCGACCCAGGCTGCGGTGGCAACCGCCGCTGTGAAGCCCGCACAACTGAATACATTGGCCGCGATTGAAACGCCCGCTGCCGCAACTGCGCCCACCAACCCGTCACTCAGCAACCAGGGGCAGGCTCCGGATGTGGTCTTCTCCAACCCAGTTTTTACCGGCAAACCAGCCACAAAGACTGCCACGCCGGAGAAAATGCAAGAAGCCATGGTGGAAGCCCGGCCGTCGCGAGCTGACGTAGCTGCTTCGCGCTTCGCACAGCTTCAATCCAAAGTGCCCAGCACCAACGAACCTCCATTCCCGGCCAGCGCAAGCCTGTCCGCGCCGCCGGCCATGATCAACGCGGCCTTGCAAAATCAACAGGCACAACCGGGCTCCGGAGGGGGAAGCAGCACGGTGGGCAACTGCACCACCGGCCGCTACACCGGCGAGCCGATTGGCATGAACTTCAAAGACCTGGACCTGAAGGATTTCTTCCGGGTCATCCACGAAATCAGCGGCTTGAATGTGGTGCTGGACCCGGCGGTCAAAGGCAGCGTCACGCTCGTGATCGACGACGTGCCCTGGGACCAGGCCCTGGCCATTGTGCTGCACAACAACGGTCTGGAATGTCAACTGCAAGGTAACGTTCTGCGTATTGCCACGCTGGAAACCATGAAGACGGAAGCCGACGCGCGGCGCGCCCAGCAGGAAGCCCAGGCGCTGGCGGTCCCCAAAGAGAGGATCACCCGCTACCTGAGCTATGGCCAGGCCAAAGACGCGGTCACCATCGTCAAGAAGTTCCTCTCCACGCGCGGCGACGTGGTTGCCGATCAGCGCAGCAACGCGCTGATTATTGAAGATATCCCGCTGTATCTGGAAAAGATTGATCCGCTGCTTAAGACGCTTGATCGCAAGACTCCGGAAGTTGAAATTGAAGCGCGCGTGGTGGCGTCCACCCGGACGTTTGCCCGCGACATCGGCACCCAACTGGGCGCCGGCTTTGGTTCCGGCCACAGCGCCGTAGGCGGCGCAACGGCCAATAGCCCGATTGCCGTGACCTTGCCGACCGGCGTGGTCCCGCGTTTCATTACCGGCGCGAACGATGCCACCAGCATTCCGCTGTTCTCTGATTTGGGCGCAACCGGTCCCAGCAGCGGCATTGAATTCACCACCGCCACGGCTGGCTTCCGCCTGGACTTTATTCTGACCATGGCGGAGAGCCGCGGCCTGCTGAAAGTGCTGTCGCGTCCGCACATCACCACTTTTAACAACATCAAGGCGCTGATTCGCCAGGGCACGCGCGTGCCGGTGGTTACCGCCGCGCAGTTGGGTGGTCCGCCTACGGTGCAGTACATTGACGCGTTCCTGCGCCTGACGGTCACCCCGCAGATCACCGCGGAGAACACCATCTTCCTTGACGTGGACGTGGAAAACACCGTGGCTGATACCACCAGCATTACCGGTTCGCAGGTGAACCCCACGCTGGATACGCAACAAGCCACCACGCAGGTGCTGGTTGCCGACGGCGGCACGGTGGTCATCGGCGGCGTGGTGCAGACGCAGAACAACCTGGCCATTGCGCAGGTCCCGCTGCTGGGCAGCATTCCGATCCTGGGCAACCTGTTCAAACATCAATCGGTGAAAACCTCAACGCAGGAGCTGATCTTCTTCATCACGCCGAAGATCATTCAAACCTAA
- a CDS encoding pilus assembly protein PilM, whose translation MFGSGKSIVGLDIGSSSIKAIELKRSKGEIVVSHLGVEPLASDIVVDSMIVDSGSVSSAISKIFADHNIKTKNVATSVSGHSVIVKKINVNPMSEAELAESITTEAAQHIPFDIADVNVDFDILNPEDTGPQMDVLLVAVKKDKILNYTNVLSLAGKAPAIVDIDAFALQNCYEYNYQPSPNSTVALLNLGASVMNINIVKGTTPLFTRDVSVGGNQYTDSLQKELDLSFDDAEALKLGKKVGTVSEDAKQPILQQVTEIIVLEIQKTFDFFRATASGEHIERIFIAGGSSKVPGLVEALRQEFSLPVEILNPFQRIMPPMDAMENETLEQNPGQLAVAVGLALRSFENL comes from the coding sequence ATGTTTGGTTCAGGAAAATCAATCGTAGGGTTGGACATCGGCTCCAGTTCCATCAAGGCCATTGAGTTGAAGCGCTCCAAGGGCGAGATCGTGGTGTCCCACCTGGGCGTGGAGCCGCTGGCCAGCGACATCGTGGTGGACTCCATGATCGTGGATTCGGGCAGCGTTTCCAGCGCGATCAGCAAAATCTTCGCCGACCACAACATCAAGACCAAGAACGTGGCCACGTCCGTCAGCGGGCACTCGGTGATTGTAAAGAAGATCAACGTGAACCCCATGAGCGAAGCGGAACTGGCGGAGAGCATCACCACGGAAGCCGCCCAGCATATTCCCTTTGACATTGCTGACGTGAACGTGGACTTTGACATCCTGAACCCGGAAGATACCGGCCCGCAGATGGACGTGCTGCTGGTGGCCGTGAAAAAAGACAAGATCCTGAATTACACCAACGTGCTCTCGCTGGCCGGCAAAGCTCCGGCCATCGTGGACATTGACGCTTTCGCGCTGCAGAACTGCTACGAATACAACTACCAGCCCTCCCCCAACTCCACCGTGGCCCTGCTGAACCTGGGGGCCAGCGTGATGAACATCAACATCGTCAAAGGGACCACGCCGCTGTTCACGCGCGACGTGAGCGTGGGCGGCAACCAGTACACCGATTCGCTGCAGAAAGAACTGGACCTGAGCTTTGACGACGCCGAAGCGCTCAAGCTGGGCAAGAAAGTGGGGACGGTCAGCGAAGACGCCAAGCAGCCGATCCTGCAACAAGTAACGGAAATCATCGTGCTTGAAATCCAGAAGACGTTTGACTTCTTCCGGGCCACGGCTTCGGGCGAGCACATTGAGCGCATTTTCATTGCCGGCGGTTCATCCAAGGTGCCGGGGCTGGTGGAGGCCCTGCGCCAGGAATTCTCGCTGCCGGTGGAGATCCTGAACCCGTTCCAGAGAATTATGCCGCCCATGGACGCCATGGAGAACGAAACCCTGGAACAGAACCCGGGACAGCTCGCAGTGGCTGTGGGTTTGGCCCTCAGGAGCTTTGAGAACCTATGA
- a CDS encoding pirin family protein, whose translation MIQVRRADQRGHANHGWLDTYHTFSFANYFDPEFMGFRSLRVINEDRVKPGYGFPTHPHNDMEIITYVLEGSLEHKDSMGTGSVIRPGDVQKMSAGTGVRHSEFNHSEDDPVHLYQIWILPEKKGIQPMYEQKAIPAEEKKGKLRLVASPRGGNGSSAVKLYQSVELFATELDSGQSVEHELAAGRYAWIQVAHGSVELNGQELKAGDGAAVSQETRLQITGASAKSEVLLFDLA comes from the coding sequence ATGATCCAGGTTAGACGCGCCGACCAACGCGGCCACGCCAATCATGGCTGGCTGGACACTTACCATACGTTCTCATTCGCCAACTATTTTGATCCAGAGTTCATGGGGTTCCGCAGCCTGCGGGTGATCAATGAAGACCGGGTCAAGCCGGGATACGGCTTTCCTACTCATCCGCACAACGACATGGAGATCATTACTTACGTGCTGGAAGGATCGCTGGAGCACAAAGACAGCATGGGGACGGGGTCGGTGATCCGCCCGGGCGACGTGCAGAAGATGAGCGCCGGCACCGGGGTGCGTCACAGCGAGTTCAACCACTCGGAAGACGACCCGGTGCACCTTTACCAGATATGGATTCTGCCGGAGAAGAAGGGCATCCAGCCCATGTATGAGCAGAAGGCCATTCCCGCGGAAGAGAAGAAAGGCAAGCTTCGCCTGGTGGCTTCACCGCGGGGCGGCAATGGAAGCAGCGCGGTCAAGCTGTACCAGAGCGTGGAGTTGTTCGCCACCGAACTGGACTCCGGCCAGTCTGTGGAGCATGAACTTGCCGCGGGACGCTACGCCTGGATCCAGGTGGCCCACGGTTCCGTGGAACTCAACGGCCAGGAATTGAAAGCCGGCGATGGAGCGGCGGTTTCGCAGGAGACGCGGCTTCAGATCACCGGAGCTTCGGCCAAGAGCGAAGTCCTGCTGTTTGATCTGGCATGA
- a CDS encoding helix-turn-helix domain-containing protein, protein MNIRQASQYLGVSADTLYKYVTEEKIPAFKLGNRWKFKKTILDQWMEQKSTMNMSGAKKKPKGAKAAGGR, encoded by the coding sequence ATGAACATTCGACAGGCTTCGCAGTATCTGGGAGTCAGTGCGGACACGCTGTACAAGTACGTGACCGAGGAAAAGATCCCTGCCTTCAAACTCGGGAACCGCTGGAAATTCAAGAAAACCATTCTGGACCAATGGATGGAACAGAAGAGCACCATGAACATGAGCGGCGCCAAGAAGAAACCAAAAGGCGCCAAAGCGGCGGGCGGACGATAA
- a CDS encoding MarR family transcriptional regulator, whose protein sequence is MGKNFKGTPREERALSAYVKLARAANAALVYARASFDDSGLTPSQFAVLEALFHVGPLCLGDLARRILTSGGNLTLVVDNLEKRGLVKRQQQNPDKRFVLATITPAGRKLIAKIFPDHSRRIAEIMGRLNSAEQQQLGDLCRKLGKGLQS, encoded by the coding sequence ATGGGGAAAAATTTCAAAGGCACGCCCCGCGAGGAGCGTGCCCTGAGCGCCTACGTAAAACTGGCGCGCGCCGCCAATGCGGCCCTGGTTTACGCCCGTGCCAGTTTTGACGATTCCGGCCTTACGCCCAGCCAATTCGCAGTGCTGGAGGCGCTCTTCCACGTGGGGCCTCTTTGTCTGGGCGATTTGGCGCGTCGCATCCTGACCAGCGGCGGCAACCTGACTCTGGTGGTGGACAACCTGGAAAAGCGCGGTCTGGTCAAACGGCAGCAACAGAACCCGGACAAGCGCTTTGTGCTGGCCACCATCACGCCCGCGGGGCGCAAATTGATCGCCAAAATCTTCCCTGACCATTCCCGCCGCATTGCTGAAATCATGGGCCGGCTCAACAGCGCCGAGCAACAGCAACTGGGCGATCTCTGCCGCAAACTGGGTAAGGGCCTGCAGTCGTAA